A stretch of the Plodia interpunctella isolate USDA-ARS_2022_Savannah chromosome Z, ilPloInte3.2, whole genome shotgun sequence genome encodes the following:
- the LOC128683366 gene encoding uncharacterized protein LOC128683366 — protein sequence MENNSDGDIQLNRSLEVQEKTSRQESDVVEEIEWDDSNFRNTEKRKTREDESNSEKGFQTVTRRKRAAKRLLRSNSHKGQVEPSRGESQYIERYEVCITSLEILPKQMAMAKLLRGENISNILRIKYKSPYKVLIQVEDEETAEKLLGCQKILNMGCRCQMTTETSFCYGIVKNVDLDMTEKDLVDVVESSAEVVSIKRLNRIDADGKWVPSETIRLCFKGTILPPYITAYGCRFKVDTYIFPVTQCSGCWKFGHVVKFCPTKKIVCPKCGENHENCEIKEFSCANCKGSHLALDKICPIYQKEKLIRSIMSKNNTTYRKALLIYKEEMAEKEESESEIINWEMEPTPAQATGMDTSASQPASVPISGTSQNTYSNVVGAKTMVQQTRLDSEETPASYNKKKNDKKNKKKEETKGNLCNTEKCSMEFEEVEMGNNKKQESQRATQQERRSKFRIIFERFKDILLSNVSVGEKIFLLLQLIVEQCKVVLKDMFTDGEMLGKIFKLFNG from the coding sequence ATGGAAAATAATAGTGACGGCGACATACAATTGAATAGAAGTTTGGAAGTTCAAGAAAAAACGAGCAGGCAGGAAAGTGATGTTGTTGAAGAGATAGAATGGGATGACTCAAACTTCAGGAATACTGAGAAAAGGAAGACTAGGGAAGATGAAAGTAATAGTGAGAAAGGTTTCCAAACTGTTACCCGCAGAAAGAGGGCAGCGAAGCGTTTACTGAGGAGTAACTCCCACAAGGGCCAAGTTGAACCATCAAGAGGAGAATCGCAATATATTGAAAGATATGAAGTATGTATTACTTCTTTGGAGATTTTACCTAAGCAAATGGCTATGGCAAAGTTGCTGAGAGGtgagaatatttcaaatattttgagaataaaatataaaagcccCTATAAGGTTCTCATTCAAGTAGAAGACGAAGAGACGGCAGAAAAACTGTTAGgttgtcaaaaaatacttaatatggGATGTAGATGTCAGATGACTACGGAAACTAGTTTTTGTTATGGTATTGTGAAAAATGTTGATTTAGATATGACAGAAAAAGATTTAGTGGATGTTGTAGAATCTTCAGCAGAAGTTGTCTCAATTAAACGTTTAAATCGCATTGACGCAGATGGAAAATGGGTACCGAGTGAAACAATAAGACTATGTTTTAAAGGAACCATTTTACCCCCATATATAACAGCATATGGATGTAGATTCAAGGTTGATACCTATATATTCCCTGTAACTCAATGTTCCGGGTGCTGGAAATTTGGACATGTAGTCAAGTTCTGTCCCACGAAGAAAATTGTTTGCCCTAAATGTGGAGAGAACCatgaaaattgtgaaattaaagaattttcaTGTGCCAATTGTAAAGGTTCCCACTTGGCCCTAGACAAAATATGCCCCATTTACCAAAAAGAGAAATTGATTCGCTCTATTATGAGTAAGAATAATACCACGTATAGAAAggcattacttatttataaagaagaGATGGCGGAGAAAGAAGAGTCGGAGTCTGAGATCATAAACTGGGAAATGGAACCGACCCCTGCACAAGCAACTGGTATGGACACCAGCGCCTCACAGCCTGCCTCTGTCCCAATTTCCGGTACTTCTCAAAATACTTATAGCAATGTTGTAGGGGCTAAAACAATGGTCCAGCAAACGCGACTAGATAGTGAAGAAACTCCTGCCTCATATAATAAGAAGAAAAACgacaaaaagaataaaaaaaaggaagaaaCGAAGGGAAATCTTTGCAACACGGAAAAATGTTCTATGGAATTCGAGGAAGTCGAAAtgggtaataataaaaaacaggaATCACAACGAGCAACTCAGCAAGAAAGAAGATCAAAgtttagaataatttttgaacgttttaaagatatattattgtcTAATGTTTCGGTgggagaaaaaatttttttgttgcttCAGTTGATTGTTGAACAATGTAAAGTTGTTTTAAAGGATATGTTTACCGATGGAGAGATGTTAggcaaaatttttaaactttttaatggaTAG